The Onychomys torridus chromosome 4, mOncTor1.1, whole genome shotgun sequence DNA window TATTCGCAAGCCAATGGATATCAACATGAAACAGCTGTTGTTTGAAAAACTCACTAAGTCTGTTAGGACTTTTGTGGTTTGGGAGACAACTTGCttcttgtttttacatttgttttatattaagTTTATTTGCTATGTTCCTTGCAAATTGACCCATGCTAAATGGATACTATTCCATTAAGACTTTGTAAGGTGTCCAAATTGCAATACATTTAGAATTTTATTAATTCCCCAGTTGGTCCATCTGAGAGAACATTTTATCTCATTCTTTCCTGACTCCAGAATCCTCAAAGTCATCAAATATGGCTATCCATTGTCTATAAATATCTGGttcaggaaagtgtgtgtgtgtgtgtgtgtgtgttttgtttttgtttagttttctagAGATACACCTTTAAAGAAGATTTGCTTTCTGTGAGCCCAGTATCTATTGGAATGCCTAGGCTGCAGGGATCTATAAGTAGCCATATATTACACCTTGGGTTATAGAAGTAATGGTAAACTCAGCCCAATCACTGAACATTTCTCACAACAGGACAAGACAAGGGTAAATCCATTGGTATGCACTacctgaagaaatagaaaatctgctATTCCCTTCATCCTTGCCAGATGCCTCTATAGATGAGATGGCATTCACAGCACCATGAGATACGTAGCAGAATCATGGACATGGTGAGTCAAAGCCAGTAGAAGTTCAGCATCTTTCCTGAATATATTCACACCCCAAGCATGGCAGTGCATGATGGATAATAGTTAATTCTTGCCAATCCTGATATATGACTCTCAATTATTTGAACCAAATTCTGAGTTGAGAAAACATCAATATTCTATATAAATACTTGTTTCTATAGCCTACAGATTATTCATGTATTGATAACAAAAAAAGTATCATTGATTGAtatatcaataaaaatttaattactaTATATTATGTTGTGATACTATAATATTTGTTATACAAGTTTGATCCCACTCAACACATgtatcttttattaaaaaaagcatgaaatatactttgtggtttgtttttgagttCCTCCTAACATATTCAATGAAACTATTTATATAATTGTTTTgtgcaaagaaaacaacaatcagcattttaataaaataatttggttCTGTTAGACTTGCTTTAAAAGATTTTCCATATTCATTACATTTTCACTGTCAAATCTAAAGAGGtacattgttattttaaaaataatcatcacCTTTTCCACTTGTTAAAAAGTTCAAATCTATTGAATATTATGAAAATAGCACAACTAATTATTTGTcctaaattataaatataagttTAATATATGATACCATATCATTAAGAGTATTTATTATAATAGAGCAATTATGAGTGTGATTAATATGTTGTTTCAGTGCTATAATCATTTCACTCTGTATTTCCCCATCAAAACTTTTTTGGGCACTAGAAACATAgacaaaatatataaaaccacATTTCCAGAAATGTTTAGTTCTATTACTACAACAGATTCTATCTCATGATTCAAATTTCCTTATTTTAACATATTAGTCATAGATAAAATTTAAGTGTTAATCATCATTTTAATAATCTAATTATAACAAGTAAGCCATTCCTATATTTGCACTTTTGTGTCTCTCCATCTAAACATCATTGACATTACTTTCTATTAATGAAACcatttttataattatgaaaCAGATTGTTTCAACAtctgtttttttctaatgattACTCGTGATTAAATTTCTATTATAATCTTCCTAAAATATCACAGTAATAGTTGTATTATTTCACATACtgcatcatttttatttgtttcaaattcCATTTGAACTGTCCAGTGTTAACTTTGAGTACAATATAAAGGACATTGTTCATCATTGTTCTATTGATAAGTCACTCTTCTTTTTCACTATCCTAATAAGTATTTTGTTAGGATGCTATGTTATGACTGTGATTAAGCAATTAATatgaacatgtatttatttatttatttatgattgttttgagacaaacACTCACTATTTATCTCTGGattgcctggaattcactatgtagatcaaccTGGCCTTTAACTCATTGAGATTCACTTGATTCTCCATCAGGATTGGTTAGGATTAACAGTGTACATCACCATGCCTAGATAAAATCTATTTGTATATTGGCCCAATTATGTGTATTTATCATACACAATGTggcttttcaaaatatttgaagTAATTACAAGATAAAATGAATAGGTACAGCCTATTAACATGAGCATGatctaaaatatttaacttttttgtGATATAAATACCCAATTTCAGTATTTCTCAAGAATTTAGCATTATTAACTAAAGCTACTTTGGTATATAGCACATCTCtgtaaattttttcatttattttagtgtaTATATTCATTTCTCCATGTGTGTATAAATGCTTGTATCCAGGTATTCACAGGGTagtggatcccttggagctaaaGTTATAGGTAGTTTTGAGCCATCCAGTGTATGTTCTAGGAACAAAAGTCAGGACCTCTGAATGAGTCACATCACCAGCCCCAAAAGTGCAGTTCTTGTATATCTTTTAAATAATACTTCTCCAAGCATCTTGTTGTACCTTCCTCACCTTTTAGTAACCACCATGCTACTTTCTTTATGAAATCAGAATCTTTAGATCATATTTTGAGTGGAATAATAGGAAATTGTGTGTTTCTATATTCTGACTAGTTTTATTTAATGTGTCTCTCAAGCTCATTTGTAATGTTATCAATAATATtattgactttgttttgtttctgcatACTATTGGGCTTTGTTCATCCATTCTTCTGATGAGAAAATAGGTTTCACctgtatgctaatttaaaaactattagaAGAAGGATAAATCTGCATAATTTATCAAACTTTTATACAAATGATTAGCAGTCCTAATGCTGTGTGAATTGTTACTACTGGTTACCAAAATGTGATGATATAAAGTTCTCATTCTTTGATTCCATGACACTTTACTATCTTGAGCCTGTGTCCAATAGCCTATTTCTTTCACTTactcttatatttttataatcacAAAATAACTGATTTTTCTTACATTCAATGTTTCATAGCTAGTAGCTTTTACTATTTACTTGTATTTGTGAATGATACCTCTTTTTCTGGTAAACAATGCATCAGGATAACTTGCTCCCTTTTcatctatatttattttcctcAGAGAGTGGTCCTGTCCTCAGATACACCATGGTGCTCACTAATTGTCTTATAGATTCTATGCTCTCACACTATAATTTACTGTGTTTTCAACTACTCTTATTTCATAAGTGGAATATTAAACTGAGATATAGGTAATAGATTTCTTGAGGAAAAATTGGTGTTTGCTACAATTAGAGTCAGATCTCTTCCATTGATTTTGGTTATTTATTCACATATACTGAATACCATAGGctaagagagatttttttctatttatgttcTTTATATAAAATCCATTGTGGTTTATTCCTTTCATATTGATAGTGCCATTTTTACAGGACTGAGAAAaaacaataactttaaaattaaacttcTACATAAGCAATCAACAACCACTTTGACAGTTTTACACATGATACCGGAAGCTCCTAAACCTGCTCAAGCTCCAGCATTGTATAAAGGTAGCATACTGAGCCAGACTTCTGTTCCATTTGGATTCTGACACATGCCAACAACCTTACACCTAATACTTGTCCAACAATATCTCCCTCCACAAGGTCAGTCAGCAAACATTATGGCTTTGGTGTCCTTTACCACCCAATGTCTAGCCTCTTTAGCTCCAACCTTCCAGTTTCTCATCTTCTTACAGGACTGGGATCTCTGTACAGCATACACAGTGCTCCATTTACACTTTGCTCTATAGTTCAGGCTGTTATAATGAGCCTATCTTCTCATCTTTTAGTGTCCTTCTCTGTATAAGGTACATATACTTGCGTTTTACCTCCTGGTTAAATTACCGTTTTAATTTCAGACTATCAAGCAAATCATCattaagagaaaaattcaaataaataaaggtgGAGAACTTGGAGGTAGTTGCACATACGTCCACCACTAGCTAGTATTGTTAGTGGAGGATAAAAGAgacatttaatgtaattttaaattactttttaaaatgtcataactCAGCTTATGTGTAGTCCCCAGGCATTATTAACATCCATGAATGCTAATTAACACCAAACTGCTTACTACAATGTTTTCCTAGAAGGCAACCTCAAAATGTCCCATTATTgtgattaaatatttattgaacttgAAGTATGTCCTCAACACTGTAAAGAAGGGCAGGAAAAGATCCCACTTCAAAGACATTTTTGTGCTCAATAGTGCATCAAGGTGAGAATATGCactaatgctattttttttttcaattttattgaacttgctcttgtatttatttacaaatgCTCTACTCCATAAATTTGCAAACACAAATTCTAGATAATTTCTTTTGGGAAAGCCTTTCTTGAAAGGTATTCAAATATCTGGATAATCATAGAAAACCTGGCATGAGCTTTAATCTCCCCCacttttactctgtgtgtgtgtgtgtgtgtgtgtgtgtgtgtgtgtgtgtgtgtacttctttctCTGAATCTGTGGTCTTTGACATTAGAACAATAGACATTTGAGTGAGAATACTTTATATCAATGAAGATTTGCTGGGTTTTCTGGCATTTTTGGCTTATTCCTAATACATGAATCTATCTAGTtgctctctgccctcctccccaaCCTGCACCTCCTCTCCACAAGCAGTTGTTGattctgcattaaaaaaaaagcttccgGTTCTGGGGAAGGGCCAAATTTTCTTGGATAATTAGGGACTCTGGAGTCTAGGATGGCTGTCTTGTCGCTTCTGTTGCTGGGTGGTTTGTGGAGCGCTGTGGGAGCGTCTGACACGGCTGTCATTACTTGGGGCTCCCTGGTGAAGCTACTCAATATGCGCTATGGGTCAGGTAGTGGGCAGCAGTCAGTGACAGGGGTAACCTCTGTGGATGACAGCAACAGTTATTGGAGGATACGGGGGAAGACTGCCACAGTGTGTGAAAGGGGAACCCCCATCAAATGTGGCCAACCCATCCGGCTGACACACATCAACACTGGTGGAAACCTCCACAGCCACCATTTCACCTCACCTCTTTCTGGACACCAGGAAATGAGTGCCTTTGGCGAGGAAGGTGAAGGCGACTATCTGGATGACTGGACAGTGCTCTGTAATGGACCTTACTGGGTGAGGGATGGTGAAGTGAGATTCAAACATTCTTCCACCGAAGTTCTCCTGTCTGTCATAGGAGAACAATACAGTCGACCTATAAGTGGACAAAAAGAGGTACATGGTATGGCCCAGCCAAGTCAGAACAACTACTGGAAGGCCATGGAAGGCATCTTCATGAAGCCCAGTGAGTTGCTGAAGGCAGAAGTTCATCATGCAGAACTATGACTCAATGC harbors:
- the LOC118582872 gene encoding stromal cell-derived factor 2-like, which encodes MAVLSLLLLGGLWSAVGASDTAVITWGSLVKLLNMRYGSGSGQQSVTGVTSVDDSNSYWRIRGKTATVCERGTPIKCGQPIRLTHINTGGNLHSHHFTSPLSGHQEMSAFGEEGEGDYLDDWTVLCNGPYWVRDGEVRFKHSSTEVLLSVIGEQYSRPISGQKEVHGMAQPSQNNYWKAMEGIFMKPSELLKAEVHHAEL